In a genomic window of Thiosocius teredinicola:
- the rlmB gene encoding 23S rRNA (guanosine(2251)-2'-O)-methyltransferase RlmB, whose protein sequence is MSGQMIVGIHAVRTALKHGAQRIDSLLFDVARKDKRLRQLLDEARAAGVKPEPSDKASLDKLTGGANHQGVVAHGEMPTSLTEAALDDLLGGLDDPPLLLVLDGVTDPHNLGACLRSADGAGAHAVIAPRDRAGGLTPVVCKVASGAAETVPFVQVTNLVRTLKYLQDTHRVFVIGTAGEADIDLYAADLTGPLALVMGAEGEGMRRLTRDTCDQLVRLPMAGHVDSLNVSVATGVCLYEAVRQRR, encoded by the coding sequence ATGTCCGGCCAGATGATTGTTGGAATACATGCGGTGCGTACAGCGCTCAAGCACGGCGCACAACGCATCGACAGCCTGCTGTTCGATGTGGCGCGCAAAGACAAGCGTCTGCGTCAACTGCTCGACGAAGCGCGGGCAGCCGGCGTCAAACCGGAGCCGAGCGACAAGGCGTCGCTCGACAAACTGACCGGCGGCGCGAACCACCAGGGCGTGGTCGCGCATGGCGAGATGCCGACCAGTCTCACCGAAGCGGCGCTCGACGATTTGCTCGGAGGATTGGATGACCCCCCGTTGCTGCTGGTGCTCGACGGTGTTACCGACCCTCACAATCTGGGCGCCTGTCTGCGCAGCGCCGACGGTGCCGGGGCGCACGCGGTGATTGCGCCGCGCGACCGCGCCGGCGGTCTGACCCCGGTGGTGTGCAAGGTTGCCAGCGGCGCGGCAGAAACGGTGCCCTTCGTCCAGGTCACGAATCTGGTTCGCACACTCAAGTACCTGCAGGATACGCACCGGGTGTTCGTGATCGGCACCGCCGGCGAAGCAGACATCGATCTCTACGCGGCCGATCTCACCGGTCCGCTCGCGCTGGTCATGGGTGCAGAAGGCGAGGGTATGCGTCGGCTGACACGTGATACCTGCGATCAGCTGGTGCGTCTGCCGATGGCGGGTCATGTCGACAGCCTTAACGTGTCGGTGGCAACCGGCGTCTGTCTGTACGAGGCGGTGCGCCAGCGTCGCTGA
- the rpsF gene encoding 30S ribosomal protein S6: MRHYEIVFLVHPDQSEQVPGMVERYRGTIENSGGVIHRLEDWGRRQLAFPINKIHKAHYVLMNIECGAEALAELESAFRFNDAVLRNLVVRRKEAITETSPLAKEDEKERDEAPAARTDSDKNDAEQASA, translated from the coding sequence ATGCGTCACTACGAGATCGTGTTTCTGGTCCATCCGGATCAGAGCGAGCAGGTACCGGGTATGGTCGAGCGTTACCGCGGGACCATCGAAAACAGCGGCGGCGTGATCCACCGCCTGGAAGATTGGGGCCGTCGTCAATTGGCCTTCCCGATCAACAAAATCCACAAAGCACACTACGTCCTGATGAACATCGAGTGCGGCGCCGAAGCGTTGGCCGAGCTCGAAAGCGCGTTCCGTTTCAACGACGCGGTGCTGCGTAACCTGGTCGTGCGTCGCAAAGAGGCGATCACCGAGACCTCGCCGCTCGCCAAGGAAGACGAGAAAGAGCGTGACGAAGCACCTGCTGCACGTACCGATTCCGATAAGAACGACGCCGAACAGGCCTCGGCCTGA
- the rpsR gene encoding 30S ribosomal protein S18: protein MSRFFRRRKYCRFSAEGISEIDYKDLNLLKQYVSESGKIVPSRITGTSAKYQRQLADAIKRARYLALLPYSDSH from the coding sequence ATGTCACGTTTTTTCCGTCGCCGTAAATACTGCCGATTCTCCGCCGAGGGCATCAGCGAGATCGATTACAAAGACCTGAACCTGCTGAAGCAATACGTCAGCGAGTCGGGCAAGATCGTGCCCAGCCGTATCACCGGCACGAGCGCGAAATATCAGCGCCAGCTGGCGGATGCGATCAAACGCGCCCGTTACCTGGCTCTGTTGCCGTACTCCGACAGTCATTGA
- a CDS encoding DUF2232 domain-containing protein, with product MKAFANWVMKGRMQAVIAATVSAMLALIVTPVGVVSAAVIALTVLRQGWREGTYVIVSALLAIAGIGGLIFQTPIGAAMIGAAMWLPAGILGGVMGRFGSLRMAIEVAVIGALVVVVLQYVTMGDPVSEWREVLREHVQGTLNPGTLSSADVEAVFDQTALWMPGGIAATWLLGAVISLLLARYWAAVIDSPGAFGEEFRRLRFGRWLLIGVPLVFVGGVLMTDGTPNAIAQLFIVGMMVYLIQGISVVHGLLAMFGGSSAWLVGFYLLLLVVMPQGITTVAFLGYADGWLDIRARARRRSKTDDE from the coding sequence ATGAAGGCCTTCGCCAATTGGGTGATGAAAGGCCGTATGCAGGCGGTCATAGCCGCCACCGTGTCAGCCATGCTGGCGCTGATTGTTACGCCGGTAGGTGTTGTCAGCGCCGCGGTGATCGCATTGACGGTTCTGCGGCAGGGCTGGCGCGAAGGCACGTACGTGATCGTGTCGGCGCTGCTGGCTATTGCGGGCATCGGCGGGCTGATTTTTCAAACGCCCATCGGTGCTGCAATGATCGGCGCGGCCATGTGGCTGCCCGCCGGTATCCTCGGCGGCGTGATGGGACGCTTCGGCTCGTTACGCATGGCGATCGAGGTCGCAGTCATCGGTGCGCTGGTTGTCGTCGTACTGCAGTACGTGACGATGGGCGATCCGGTGAGTGAGTGGCGCGAGGTACTGCGCGAACACGTGCAGGGCACGCTGAACCCCGGCACATTGTCGTCGGCCGATGTGGAGGCCGTGTTCGATCAGACCGCGTTGTGGATGCCGGGTGGCATCGCAGCGACCTGGTTACTGGGTGCGGTGATATCACTGCTGCTGGCACGCTACTGGGCAGCGGTGATCGATAGCCCGGGTGCATTCGGCGAAGAGTTTCGCCGCCTGAGATTCGGGCGCTGGTTATTGATCGGTGTGCCGCTGGTGTTTGTTGGCGGCGTGCTGATGACCGACGGTACGCCCAACGCGATTGCGCAGTTGTTTATCGTCGGCATGATGGTGTACCTGATTCAGGGCATCAGCGTGGTTCACGGATTACTGGCAATGTTCGGTGGTTCGTCCGCGTGGCTGGTGGGTTTTTACCTGCTGCTGCTTGTAGTGATGCCGCAGGGCATCACGACCGTCGCCTTCCTCGGTTATGCGGACGGGTGGCTGGACATTCGGGCACGTGCCCGACGTCGGTCGAAGACCGATGACGAGTGA
- the rplI gene encoding 50S ribosomal protein L9, giving the protein MDVILLEKVANLGGLGEKVSVKSGFGRNFLIPQGKAVFASAENIKVFEERRAELEQQAADKLATAEERKAKIEALSDGVTITHKSGEEGRLFGSVGTVDIANACTEAGVEVAKSEVRLPEGPFRNAGEYEVTLHLHTDVDATVKVTIVGEE; this is encoded by the coding sequence ATGGACGTCATTCTTCTGGAAAAAGTGGCTAACCTGGGTGGACTGGGTGAAAAGGTTTCGGTGAAGTCCGGCTTCGGTCGCAACTTCCTCATCCCGCAGGGTAAGGCTGTATTCGCCAGCGCGGAAAACATCAAGGTGTTCGAAGAGCGTCGCGCCGAACTCGAACAGCAGGCGGCAGACAAGCTGGCTACTGCTGAAGAGCGCAAGGCCAAGATCGAGGCGCTGAGCGACGGTGTGACGATCACCCACAAATCGGGTGAAGAAGGTCGCCTGTTCGGTTCGGTGGGTACCGTCGATATCGCCAATGCCTGCACCGAAGCCGGTGTCGAGGTGGCCAAGTCGGAAGTGCGTCTGCCGGAAGGTCCGTTCCGCAACGCCGGTGAGTACGAAGTCACGCTGCACCTGCACACCGACGTCGATGCAACCGTCAAGGTCACGATCGTCGGCGAAGAATAA